The Vespula pensylvanica isolate Volc-1 chromosome 3, ASM1446617v1, whole genome shotgun sequence nucleotide sequence TTTAggaaatatatacttaattaGAGTTAGACTTACGTTCGACTTAATCGTCGAGTTTTCTCGAATATATTTCGAAGctttcgaaattatattaagtGTTCGGTGGTGAAGGATAGATGGATCTTTAAGAGCTTCTATTTACGTATCTATTGCGAACTATTATCAATTAACTAATAACGTTTCGAACGtgacattttctttcgtatcctAACGACGATAATATTTTCACTTCGAcatcttttcatttaaaagattaaaaaaatattagtttacGTAACTTTAGAAACTCGTTATAACAAACATCTCCACGACGTATTATTCGAGACGAAATAagacgtttctctctttaacgaTACCCGCCATattgaggaaaaaaagaaaagaaaaacgatcgaaaagttATCGATAAAAGTGTCATCTATCGGATATGATCGAAGTTAAACGTTCGTTATGCTTATTAAATCAGCCGAGATgcgtttgttttattataacgaaTCATAAGTAAGTAACTCTTCGAAGATAGAGGTATCACCAATAGAAAACGAGATACGTATTAAACGGAAGAACGTTCTTAACCAATCGAATACGATTTTAACGAATTAGGATTTGTTGttggaatagaaagaaaaatattttctctctaaaGTCTCTTAGATTTATCGATACGTGTGTACacaaaatacgtatataaatacatattatatacatatacatatacatatatataatgtatatgtatttatatatatgtgtgtgtatgtatgtatacaataaAACTTTGTATTAAAAGGTATCGTTTGTTAGAACGACTATGAAAATGTTCTCATTATGAGAGTATATACCTCGTTAAGAGAAACGTTTCTAAAACGTTCAATCGAATGGCATATCGTGATACTCAGAAAAGGCGATTGAGGAAGAAGATTCCTTCCAGAGAAGCGAGCtctgaattctctctctctctctctctctctcattctctcccttctttgtCGGTCCTTAAGAAAGGATACCAGAAATACCTTTTTTACGAGTACAATCACCCCGAGAGATCGTCGAAGCAACGATCCAAAGAACGGCCGAAAAGGCTTTTCAAACGAGCGCTTCTATATCTTCTGAgaatacttttcttctctcttcttcttcttcttctttctggtGAATATGCGAGTCGAATGGTACACACGTACGCACGTTACACgtcatatacacatatgtatgtatacacacatgttGGACAAAGAAGACTGATCCATATAAAAcaacgaacacacacacacacaaacacgtaCTATGCTTTTATACATTGTATgcttatatatctacatacgtacgtagtatgtatgtatgtatgtatgtatgtatgtatgtatgtatgtatgtatgtatgtatgtatgtatgtatgtatgtatgtatgtatgtatgtatgtatgtatgtatgtatgtatgtatgtatgtatgtatgtatgtatgtatgtatgtatgtatgtatgtaggtacgtatgtgggtagataggtaggttaTGTAGGTATACCGGTAGTCGTTTCGCTTACGTAATCAGGTTAAACGCGGATGAGAGATAAACAAACCTCTTTCGACGGCGTATTAAATTTCCGGAATAATTTCCGAAACTCCATCGATTTGTAGGAGAACGACGACGCGACGACAAGCGGATCTACTGATATACTAAACCAATACTACACCACTACCTTACATTGCTACGCCGGTGGGCCGCCATTTTGATTTACAATCGAAACGCGCGCGAGAACTTCGgaacgtaagtaagtaaataaataagtatttagCTTATTTACATGACTGATAATAGCGAGCGTCCTATCGACGTTTATGTGTTTTCACTTTGTTCGAAGTACGAATGTATGAACTAtcatgtattaattaattatatcaattatattacgtattaattgatttctcttcgcacacatgcacacacacacatatatatataatacatagaaaatatatgaaagggagaaagaaaagagagagagagagagagaaaagaacgtaaAAGACAAGACGTTGATCTATTGCGAGAGTACGTTAACGACTAACGTAAttgatatgtacatacaacTAGTTGTATTTGTAAACGAAACAGCTCGTAACGTCTCATTcatctgtctctatctatatctctctttctctttctcttcgtcgaaaGTTTTCCTGTAATAACAACGGAATGTAATATAACGTAAGCAAAACTCGATCCGAGGCATCAGCcttctcgaaagagaaagagagagacagagacagaaagacagagatggatagatagacgaACGTCCTTGAAACGAGAGGCGTGGACgagaaacgatttcgaaagatcgatgaCCCTTTCTACgagcagaaagaaagacagagacagagttagaaccagagagagaaagaaagagcgagcgagcgagcgagagagagagagagagaggagttgGGTCAAGAAAGATCATTCGAGAAGGCTCCGTTAGTCGATCAAGCGCGAAGGCTATTTAACATTCCCTGTTTGGAAAGGACGCACTTTAGGAATCGCAGATGTCCGTCGGACCGGCGTTGCTAGTTTTCAAACTCGTTCCAGCTTGCTTCTACCTCCCTACgctcacttctctctctctctctctctgccccCCTCTTAGCGTGACAGAGACAAGGAgtttgtcgttgtcgtcgtcgatcgtcgtcgtcatcgtcgatcgTAGTTTACCATAAACCGTCGCGAGAATcgttaattctttctctctttctttcgatcgcgCGAAATAGGCGCGAAAACGCGAGAGGGATGACAGCTCGCAGGAGATAGACGCAAGTGGGTCAAGACCTCCCCAGGGAGGGAGGACGTAGAGAGGAGAGataggagaagagaggagggggGGTACGTACGGTGGACGGAAGGGacaggaggagaaggagaaggaggaggaggaggaggacgaggagaggGGAGAAGTCGTCGACCgattcgatctctttctctgtggcGACtcaccttctttctctctctctttctctcttcttcttctcctcctcctcctccttacTTCGACGTGGAGTCTGCGGTAACGGCTCGTAACGATTTGAAACGGGCGCACTGAGTCCGGCGCTCCATGCCTGGCGTAGATACGCACCGTCGGCCGAAGAACAGCAGCAACGGCAACAACGGTCTGCTCACAACCACTAGAGCACCACCACTAGGAGCACCAGCACGAGGAGCACTAGGAGGACCACTACTAGTAGCACCACTACTGCTGCCACCAgcacctactactactactactactactactactattactgcttctgctgctactgctgctgctgctgttgctgttgctgttgctactactgctgctgctattattattgctattactaATACTAGTACACTGCCGTCGGCGgcccgacgacgacgacgacgaccgtCGCCGCCGACCGATCGTCCGACCGGTAGATgatctccttcttcctctcctcctcctccttctcctccttcttctccttctcttcttcctcctcctcctcctcctcctccactgctaccaccaccaccaccacctcctccctcctctcttccttctcctcctcctcttattTGTTGCCCTTCCTCtacgcgtgcgtgcgtgctgCGTGCCGACACCGTcaccgtcgccgtcgccgtcgccgtcgccgtcgtgaAAGATATCGTTATCTTCGtcctaatattttttctcttttccgtcTTCGTCGTATtccttgttgttgttgttgttgttgttattgtcgtcgtcgtcgtcgtcgtcgtcgtcgtcgtcgtccttgtcctcgttgttatcgtcgtcgtcgtcgtcgtcgtcgtcgtcgtcctcgtctcCTTCTCGTATCGCGTTCACTTTATCCGACTACGTACACTATTTCACACTACTCTCTCTACCCtgttgtatatacatgtatgttgTGCCACTAGAAAACTCCTCTTCCCAAAGgctttccctctttcctacCCGCTGTCACCAAATGTCGTACGATATTTTGCGGTGTCCTTGACGTCTACGAGATATATCGCGGAGTCTTCCTCCTTTACGAAGGTCACTCGCGCGCTAGGAggcgcgaaaaaaaaaaagcgttaAAATTATACGGGCGGACCAGCCGATCTAACGGAGGACACGAAATTACACACGACCGGAGTACGCGGACGGCCAGCCGCGACGCTAGCGTCGACACGCGACGAGCGCGGCAATTGAGTGAGATAGCTAACGACGatgggagggagagggaacaCGCCTTTACTCGCACCCTCTACCGAGTTTAGACGGTAATTCGATCCGTCGTCGCTATCGATAACGTCAATTTCCTGTATCGAGAATCGATTATCTCGTCACGtatcttttttccatcttctttttttcctctcttttttctttctttcttttttctatcgctTTCTACCATCGCGCTTCTCCCGCTctccatatttctttttattgttatcgttattgttatcgttattgttattattattattattattattattatgaaattgaaaagtgaattttttttagaataaataCGTTCGATCGTGATCGAACGCACTTTGGAAAATTATCCTTTATTTGCCATTTCTCCGTCAAACTAGCCGAAATATCTAATGGATATCTAATGCGCTTTACTTAAGCCTATTACattaaatctcttttttttaacgactAACATTCCTGGGAATGTAACGAAGCGTATTTTTCGTATGCCAAAATCTGAAGGAGTTTGTCCTTATAAGTTGGATCCAAGATATCACGTAGTTGCTTTTCAATAACAGGTACGTAATCGCCGTATGACGATACCAGCTTACGAAAGCTCGTAGCCTTCGTTAGATCTAGATTTAGGTGAAAGGTCAACCAACGCATAGCATCCACTGGTAACGGACTGTCGAGGGAATAACGTTTGGTTATCGCTTTTATGAATTGCACGCACGTATTCGATAATTGCACTGGCTCGAAGCAGTCGTAATTCTTACACTTGTTGAATAcctaatttttaaaaataattattgtaatcgaATCTTGTTAATAGACGAGAATCTTACGTAACGCGATATTTACTTACATCGGTCTCGTCCATTTCGTAATCCATGTTACCAGATAACGATATACCCCAACAAAATAACGCGACTACCGCAACGCTTGGATATTTCGTACcaacgatattataaaattgttcgaAAAATGTTTGAACCATCGCAGATACGCATTCCAGTGCAccgttcgattcgattttacaAACTAATCGAGATGCCTCCTTTCTTACTTCCAAGTTATCGTCTACCAATAATTGTAAAACAGTCGTCCACCATTCTAACAGCGGTGCTACAAAatcgaaacaattttattattcgtttctaaaattaaaataatagagTATTATCGCCAAGTACTCACAATATTGCCGGCTAACGTCCGTGTGCGTGTAATAAAGTTGATACATTATTTCAAAGACGGACCTTCTGAAATCCTCTTCTAAAGTACCGATCCAAGAATTATCGCAGAAGTTGCTATAAACGTCTTCTGTGCATTCTATCGAAATTGTATCGTCCTTAAATcagatatacacatacatatatacatacgttcatatacacatacatacatatatatatatatatatatagtcaatcgttcatcaatttattttaaagcgtattttgaataatttctacCTTCAACTCGCAACGCAAAGTGCTGTAAGATTTACCAAGCAATCTCAAGTAACTATTTCTTTTGCAATAACTATGTCTCTGATTATTAATTCTCATCTTGCTCAAGACTAGATTACAAATTTCTTGTTTGTCGTAGTGATCCTCCGTCGCCAAAGATTTGTCCATAAACATTAAGCTCGcgtaaagaaaatcaaaaatcgCATCTTGCAATTCAGGATTATATTTGGGAAGATAAGATATGGAATTGCAAGCTACGTCGATCGCCCGATCGTTCAACAATCTTTTTTCGTGAGGACAAGTAGCACCTTTTATGACTTCTATGATCGTCGACCAAGCGATCGTTTGCAATTCGGGTTCGGGTACGTTTAATATATGAAGATGTATTCTAGCCgtaatattaaacatataattCTGTCctatataaacgattaatttaacAGCAGAAACTTTATAGATTTCTTGACTCGGTGcctgttttaatatattatgctCTAAAACGTGTCGCTTCAATGTActggatatatttaataagatcGTATTCGTAATCctacaaacgaaaaagaaacgttcaaATGTTTGTTAATAAATCAACGATCCGATTAACTGAATATCTCACATCTTATAATCCGCTTTAAGTAATTCGTGAATCATATCTAAATAAGCGGTAGCTAATGGAAAGCAGACTGGACCGTTGCTATCTATCTCCAAGTTCCTTAAAATCCATATTGTACCTTCGAAAAACGAGCAAAGATCCGTGGACGTTAACTTTTGCTTTATAACTCTTAGCCTTTTCACTATTTCCAAGATCTAGTAGAAACGATATAGATTATGACAATAGACAAATTTTATAACGGAACGTGGGAAACGTTTGTAGACATACCTGTAACATGTAACCGTGTATAGCGTTCAATGACAAATGATTTACTTGTCCAGAAGCTACTActtcaaacaattttttaataatattggtAGCGCTCGTTTCTGTCATCAGTGGTACGAGGGCTCTGGCTGCCAATTCGCGAGTTTTGCAGACAGGTGACTTGGCACATTGAGAAACTAAATGAATGAATTCGTCAATCTAAAATCACATGTATATCCTTACGTGTTTCCATTACGCGCAATTagattatatacttatttatttatttatctatttatttatttatttttttgttcttaacaATTTATAGAGACCTTCCAATTGATGTCGTCTCCGTCAGAATTATAATTGAGATACAATCGCGACAGTAATAACAAAATCGATTGTATGTTTGGTTTTATTAGACTCTCGTTGATAGATACGAAAGTTTGCAATTCGTCCAGCATGAACGGCAACAGACTgggatatttttcgaaaaatattttaccggTCATTTTGTTGTCCGTCGTTAGATTGATATGATCTTTCGTTCTTTGCACACCGAAAATTCGAATGATCAGTGCACTGAACAACAAAGTTGCTGCGTTTCGTTCCTGTCGacaaaatttaagaaaacTTTAATCGTCAAGTTTTATAGGGATGAGAAAATAGCTGTCGTAAAAAATTCTTACTGCCCAAGATTTTCCATCGTAATTTTTGAATGCCGCTATTACACCATCggcgataaaaattttaacggAGTCTCCCAGCGGAGAGTGTCTAAACAAAGCTCTCAAAATGTTCAAAGCatggatttttatttcagtaaCTTGTATTTTGTTATCCTCGCATAAACTTTCATTTATATCTGTTctcgatagatcgataaaattttcgaattcCGAAAATATAGTTTTCTCATAAACCACACGTTTTATGTCCTTCCAAACGTTTACGTTATCTTCGAGTTCCGTAAATCCtaacaatattttcataacgGAGTGCAATGCCGAGATATTGGCATTGTATTGAATACTAGGTTCGGTAGAAACGAGTGCCtgtaaaataatcaaatgaaaCGATGTACTACATATgacttgttttttcttttaaagtaaGCATACGTTTATCAAGAAACTTACTTGAACCATAAACGGTACTCCTGCGCTTCTTCTGGTTGCACAAAATTTAAAATTGCCTGGCAATAGGCCAGTTATCGCTAACAAAATTTGGTGTAACCAAAGTTTCGGTAATTGATTTAAAGTAGTATTCTCTATGCGCCATAAACGAGTGCATAATTGATTAAAACCAACGTACGCTTGTTCAAACGCACCTCTGTGTTTTGTTTCGCTAAGAAGAGTGACCAGATGTTCCCCTATTTGAATAATCTATCgggataaagtaaaatatttcaacgacTAGACAATGAATTTATCGTAGAAAGTACAATGACCTAATTTATCTTACTTGATTTTCAGTCAACAGTTCCCCCGACACATTGTGATTAGATATGGTTGATTTAATCGCCAATTGACCGAACAAAAGGCTGACCTCTTTTACCGTACGCCACGAACAAAGAAGTATCATTTGTGGAgttattatttccttctctggattaaaaaataaaccgTTTGTAGTATGTGGACTCAAATCCATTGGTAAGTGCCCCTCAGGGGATGAATTGTTCACTATTACCGAAACTACTTTATTCAGCTCAAAGCACATCGATATAAGCTTAGAAATTGTTTCTTGCCATAATTTTTCCGTACCTACAATACTACATCAAATTTTAATGCATATGGAATAACAACATATTTTGACGgcgtaaatgaaaaataatttataaatacctCAAGTCGCAATCTGATAACAAACTTCTCAAACAAAAGAGATAGCCGTAAAGAGAATACTTCGTAACTGCCattactatattttcttttgctgcCATCAGAGATAtctataatacaattttgGGATAAACGAACAAGAAATGTATAATCGATGATACAACGCGATGCATACctctaatctttttattagaaataatattaactgCAAAATATGGGATTCCGCAATTCCATTAGGAAACTGATTCATGTTATAATATTCGCAGAGGACGTTTTGTAACAAAGGCGAGAGCATACAAATTTTAAACATGTATGCCGCAGTTATACTGTCTATCGGTCTAATACTATTACCCAGGTCGGTTGCGACGTTAATTATTTCACAAAGACGATTTTCTGCATCCAAACCCAAAATAATTGGATTGATAGATTTCAATATTCTAAAAGCCATCTTTTTATTGGTCTCGTACTTGTCCAATAGCAAgcacataaatattttttctgtttgtttagAATTCCAAGTAATATCTCTAAATTCGTGGTCTAAAAATTCTAACATTATGCAGAGTATTTGCAAACTATTCTTTCTACGAGAATACGTAGCATCAGGATATAGATTGTTTACGCACAGGTctcttaaatttaaaaagaatgcaTTATACACTTCTATCTCGTGAACAACTTTGTAAGAAGCTTTGTCATCATCTATTTTTTCAGACGAATCAGAGAGCTTAGTTTTTGATTGTTgcattaacttttttttcataacattTAAGCTAtcctttattcgttttaaagcctgaatgaacaaaattatagaaatgaattatttgccatttgtaaataatacttGACTCTTACCTTCATAACAAGAGATACATATTCAAACTTCTCTTCAAGATTAtacattagaaataaaaatataatatccaaCTCGGCATTGGTAAATTTTAATGTACTCTTCTTGGATTCAACGAGAAGAGCGAGGGCGTCCAATCTAacctacaatatatatatacatttgtacatACGTGTGAACGTATCCCTGTATGTCagattaattaatcatcgaaaaattgtaaacaaaaaagaaatacatacacCTTCATTGTAATGTTTGACACATGTTTCTAACACACTATAATCTATCGTATTTCTCCATTTATCCTGTTGGTTAACAAACTTTTCATAGTTATCTAATTCACCGCTTTTCTTCGACACTCGTAAATCggtaagtattttatttaaatctttttcagtcatttttttcgtttcatttgatTACAAATCGAAAGAATGAACTCGTGGTTAGACCACATGTAGGAAAGATCGTGTGTTTATTTTGGAACTACATAATTATCAGGACCTTCTTAATGACTCACTAGCGTCATctactataatattttcttctcgttcatcCAATCACTAGCGACATCTTAAacgcattaaaaaaagaaagaaaaagaaataaataaattatctcttACAAATATCCGCAATAAAgaacaattgaaaaattaaattctgactttataaataatcgtcaATGACAGCGTAAGAAAATTTCcaagtattaattaaaacggaaaaaaataaaaatgaaatttattttgataatctCTCCTATTGTTCGAGAATCTCTTTAGAGAAATTTTGCAGGTGGgagtaaaatgaaagaaaaaaaaaataaaaaaaaaaaaaaggaagaaagaaagaaaaaataaaaaccaaaggtaaacaaaaaattgaaaaggaaaggaaagagagaaaaaataaatatacatatatacaagtaaaATATTTCGGGCAACGACCTCGCGAATACGTTCTATAGCCTTCAAATTCTTTGAGACTAATTTTAACTGCACCAGTGCCTTATTGTGTAACCGagcgtatttctttctctctttctttccgttttttcctctttctttctccctttctttaaACCTCACTCATCTCAACcgtctttctttattcatcCCTTTAATTAGGAGCCTTTTTTTACCGTCTTCGACGTTCCTCGGTAAACtcatatatttcgatatttattaataactgtcgaaaatttgtttgaaacaTTGAGtttaaaaagggaagagagagaaagagaaagagagagagagagagaaagagacagaataaaagaagaaaagaaagaaacttattAAATGCGATTAATTAACACATTTATTAGTACGTAGAGTATATATTTGATCAGAAGAAGGCAAGGGTAATCATGTAATATTTACGATGCAACAAATGATGCAACCCAGCTAATTAACagaataatatgatatatatagatatatatgtatatatatgcacaccgAATCTCTATGTAAGTAAACATGGGACATTGAATATTATTCGTAAATGCATTTCGACGAGAAATTCTCGATGGTTATACGTCATACAATCTAATTACAAACAGACTAACTATCACTTTAATCTTCTATCCGCGTAATTATGTTTATTTGtggcttttcctttttctctttctgtctccttctttttcgcttgttccttttttctctttttctttttcttttcttttcttttttttttttttttttttttccccaagTCTTAATTATCTTGTATCCGTATAATCATTAGTTAAGCTAAAAAGAGTACGAAACATCATTTCATTCGCGTGACATTACGCGAGCGAAATTATTACGTTCACGAATCGCTTTCATCTTTAcgctcttctcttttcctttcctcagAGAAGAAGTCTTTAAAATGTAATAGAGAAATACGTGTAAAGAGTTTGCGTGCACATTTTGCACGAGCTCGTTCTCCTTACTCAAGAGATTCGCTTTCATCTCGTTCTATTTTCTAAGGACCCTTTTCCAAGGATgtatacttttctctctctctctctctttctttccttttttttttcatttactcgAGTTTATATCGTATCGAGCTCCTTGCTGGAAAAGattagtaaattaaaaaatagtaaatgaAATGCtatgcaaagagaaagaagaaacaaaaagaagaagaagaagaagaaaaagaaaaaatagagagagagagagagaagagaaaggacgaCGTTT carries:
- the LOC122628183 gene encoding thyroid adenoma-associated protein, which produces MTEKDLNKILTDLRVSKKSGELDNYEKFVNQQDKWRNTIDYSVLETCVKHYNEGVRLDALALLVESKKSTLKFTNAELDIIFLFLMYNLEEKFEYVSLVMKALKRIKDSLNVMKKKLMQQSKTKLSDSSEKIDDDKASYKVVHEIEVYNAFFLNLRDLCVNNLYPDATYSRRKNSLQILCIMLEFLDHEFRDITWNSKQTEKIFMCLLLDKYETNKKMAFRILKSINPIILGLDAENRLCEIINVATDLGNSIRPIDSITAAYMFKICMLSPLLQNVLCEYYNMNQFPNGIAESHILQLILFLIKRLEISLMAAKENIVMAVTKYSLYGYLFCLRSLLSDCDLSIVGTEKLWQETISKLISMCFELNKVVSVIVNNSSPEGHLPMDLSPHTTNGLFFNPEKEIITPQMILLCSWRTVKEVSLLFGQLAIKSTISNHNVSGELLTENQIIQIGEHLVTLLSETKHRGAFEQAYVGFNQLCTRLWRIENTTLNQLPKLWLHQILLAITGLLPGNFKFCATRRSAGVPFMVQALVSTEPSIQYNANISALHSVMKILLGFTELEDNVNVWKDIKRVVYEKTIFSEFENFIDLSRTDINESLCEDNKIQVTEIKIHALNILRALFRHSPLGDSVKIFIADGVIAAFKNYDGKSWAERNAATLLFSALIIRIFGVQRTKDHINLTTDNKMTGKIFFEKYPSLLPFMLDELQTFVSINESLIKPNIQSILLLLSRLYLNYNSDGDDINWKIDEFIHLVSQCAKSPVCKTRELAARALVPLMTETSATNIIKKLFEVVASGQVNHLSLNAIHGYMLQILEIVKRLRVIKQKLTSTDLCSFFEGTIWILRNLEIDSNGPVCFPLATAYLDMIHELLKADYKMITNTILLNISSTLKRHVLEHNILKQAPSQEIYKVSAVKLIVYIGQNYMFNITARIHLHILNVPEPELQTIAWSTIIEVIKGATCPHEKRLLNDRAIDVACNSISYLPKYNPELQDAIFDFLYASLMFMDKSLATEDHYDKQEICNLVLSKMRINNQRHSYCKRNSYLRLLGKSYSTLRCELKDDTISIECTEDVYSNFCDNSWIGTLEEDFRRSVFEIMYQLYYTHTDVSRQYSPLLEWWTTVLQLLVDDNLEVRKEASRLVCKIESNGALECVSAMVQTFFEQFYNIVGTKYPSVAVVALFCWGISLSGNMDYEMDETDVFNKCKNYDCFEPVQLSNTCVQFIKAITKRYSLDSPLPVDAMRWLTFHLNLDLTKATSFRKLVSSYGDYVPVIEKQLRDILDPTYKDKLLQILAYEKYASLHSQEC